One Orrella dioscoreae genomic window carries:
- the groL gene encoding chaperonin GroEL (60 kDa chaperone family; promotes refolding of misfolded polypeptides especially under stressful conditions; forms two stacked rings of heptamers to form a barrel-shaped 14mer; ends can be capped by GroES; misfolded proteins enter the barrel where they are refolded when GroES binds) translates to MAAKQVLFGDDARVRIVRGVNVLANAVKTTLGPKGRNVVLERSFGAPTVTKDGVSVAKEIELKDKFENIGAQLVKDVASKTSDNAGDGTTTATVLAQAIVQEGLKYVAAGFNPIDLKRGIDKAVAAAVAELQKQSKPVTTSKEIAQVGSISANSDSSIGQIIADAMDKVGKEGVITVEDGKSLENELDVVEGMQFDRGYLSPYFINNPDKQVAALDDPFILIFDKKISNIRDLLPVLEQVAKSSRPLLIIAEDVEGEALATLVVNNIRGILKTTAVKAPGFGDRRKAILEDIAILTGGTVISEETGLSLEKATLAELGQAKRIEVGKENTTIIDGAGDAKSIEARVKQVRIQIEEATSDYDREKLQERVAKLAGGVAVIRVGAATEVEMKEKKARVEDALHATRAAVEEGVVAGGGVALLRAKQAIADLKGDTPDQNAGIKLILRAVEEPLRTIVINAGEEASVVVDTVLKGKGNYGYNAATGEYTDLVEQGVLDPTKVTRTALQNAASVASLLLTAEAAVVELAEDKPAAPAMPGGMGGMGGMDF, encoded by the coding sequence ATGGCTGCCAAGCAAGTTCTGTTCGGCGATGACGCTCGCGTGCGTATCGTCCGTGGCGTGAATGTCCTCGCCAACGCTGTCAAGACGACCCTGGGCCCCAAGGGCCGCAACGTGGTGCTGGAGCGCTCGTTCGGCGCCCCCACGGTGACCAAGGACGGCGTGTCCGTCGCCAAGGAAATCGAACTGAAGGACAAGTTCGAGAACATCGGCGCCCAGCTGGTGAAGGACGTTGCCTCGAAGACCAGCGACAACGCCGGTGACGGCACCACGACCGCCACGGTCCTGGCCCAAGCCATCGTCCAGGAAGGCCTGAAGTACGTGGCCGCCGGCTTCAACCCCATCGACCTGAAGCGCGGCATCGACAAGGCTGTCGCCGCCGCCGTCGCCGAGCTGCAAAAGCAAAGCAAGCCCGTCACGACCTCGAAGGAAATCGCGCAAGTCGGCTCGATCTCGGCCAACAGCGACTCCTCCATCGGCCAGATCATCGCTGACGCGATGGACAAGGTGGGCAAGGAAGGCGTCATTACCGTCGAAGACGGCAAGTCGCTGGAAAACGAGCTGGACGTCGTCGAAGGCATGCAATTCGACCGCGGCTACCTGTCGCCCTACTTCATCAACAACCCGGACAAGCAAGTTGCCGCCCTGGATGACCCGTTCATCCTGATCTTCGACAAGAAGATCAGCAACATCCGCGACCTGCTGCCCGTGCTGGAACAAGTCGCCAAGTCGAGCCGCCCCCTGCTGATCATCGCCGAGGACGTCGAGGGCGAAGCCCTGGCCACCCTGGTCGTGAACAACATCCGTGGCATCCTGAAGACCACCGCCGTCAAGGCGCCTGGCTTCGGCGACCGCCGCAAGGCCATCCTGGAAGACATCGCCATCCTGACCGGCGGCACCGTGATCTCGGAAGAGACCGGCCTGTCGCTCGAGAAGGCCACGCTAGCCGAACTGGGCCAAGCCAAGCGCATCGAAGTGGGTAAGGAAAACACCACGATCATCGACGGCGCCGGCGATGCCAAGTCGATCGAAGCCCGCGTGAAGCAAGTGCGCATCCAGATCGAGGAAGCCACCTCGGACTACGATCGCGAAAAGCTGCAAGAGCGCGTGGCCAAGCTGGCTGGCGGCGTGGCCGTCATCCGCGTCGGTGCCGCCACCGAAGTGGAAATGAAGGAAAAGAAGGCCCGCGTTGAAGACGCCCTGCACGCTACCCGCGCCGCAGTGGAAGAAGGCGTCGTGGCCGGCGGCGGCGTGGCACTGCTGCGCGCCAAGCAAGCCATCGCTGACCTGAAGGGCGACACCCCCGACCAGAACGCCGGCATCAAGCTGATCCTGCGCGCTGTGGAAGAGCCCCTGCGCACCATCGTCATCAACGCCGGCGAAGAAGCCAGCGTGGTGGTCGACACCGTGCTGAAGGGCAAGGGCAACTACGGCTACAACGCCGCGACCGGCGAGTACACCGACCTGGTCGAGCAAGGCGTGCTGGACCCCACCAAGGTGACCCGCACCGCCCTGCAGAACGCCGCTTCGGTGGCCAGCCTGCTGCTGACGGCTGAAGCCGCCGTGGTGGAACTGGCTGAAGACAAGCCCGCTGCCCCGGCCATGCCCGGCGGCATGGGTGGCATGGGCGGCATGGACTTCTAA
- a CDS encoding SMI1/KNR4 family protein codes for MLEERQAEEIPNERRVQADLRREAKRLKQPTTRVEVNNIFTWYLDQHTEIEPETDPELIKQRVWQRRVGVKDSGRLTEAQIAAQEDRLGVRLPMPWRNVYKHFNGGWVGTLYWGDMSNPHSSDVVPIPQATHQYLALEDVAPLRERLPAEWEDLDQGNLDCSNLDPRLIAIACAGSEAILLDYREAASPRVCKAFFSKYEDDPLAAWETDRSTVWWPNMAVFFRGLYLQNRAA; via the coding sequence ATGCTGGAAGAGCGCCAGGCTGAAGAGATTCCGAACGAGCGCCGAGTCCAAGCAGACCTACGCCGCGAAGCAAAACGCTTGAAGCAACCAACCACACGTGTGGAAGTGAACAACATTTTCACCTGGTACCTGGACCAACACACGGAGATCGAACCCGAAACAGATCCCGAATTGATAAAACAACGTGTGTGGCAAAGACGGGTTGGCGTCAAGGACAGTGGACGCTTAACGGAAGCGCAGATTGCCGCGCAAGAAGACCGACTGGGCGTTCGCCTGCCAATGCCATGGCGCAACGTATACAAGCACTTCAACGGCGGCTGGGTGGGAACCCTCTATTGGGGAGACATGAGCAACCCCCATAGCAGCGACGTCGTGCCCATTCCCCAGGCAACCCATCAGTATCTGGCGCTGGAGGACGTCGCACCGTTGCGTGAACGCCTGCCCGCGGAATGGGAGGACCTAGATCAGGGCAACCTGGATTGCAGCAACCTTGACCCAAGGCTGATCGCGATTGCCTGCGCCGGCAGCGAGGCGATCCTGTTGGACTATCGCGAAGCGGCTTCGCCGCGCGTCTGCAAGGCGTTCTTCAGTAAATATGAAGACGACCCGCTAGCCGCGTGGGAAACAGACAGGTCTACAGTCTGGTGGCCGAACATGGCCGTGTTCTTTCGCGGCCTCTACCTGCAGAATCGGGCAGCATAA
- a CDS encoding TauD/TfdA family dioxygenase, which translates to MSEYKPVTDASAWNAEQLNNDQSWIYRFGPQAIAELNAALQKVRHIPITDIRKEDFPLERVAADLKKVSEQVEEGIGMAVLRGLPVFDYSKDDASRIYWGIGLHLGRPVTQNSRAHLLGHVKDEGVKYGHKTRGYNTSAKLNFHSDNSDVVGLLCLRVSKTGGFSRLTSTTSIHNEILRRRPDLLKPLYDGFHYDLKGEHLPGRSPLTEHPIPVFSWFDGKLSCRYLRNAFEPAFEKRGTPATPEQVEAMNLFDELAGSQDLCFEMAMEPGDMQLLNNHVIVHSRTAFEDYEDEDKKRHLLRLWLRTDYRPLAPNFAERFGPGTARMGVPTPEAFGLPPRPPLEHGLPEPAMGH; encoded by the coding sequence ATGTCCGAGTACAAGCCCGTTACCGATGCGAGCGCCTGGAACGCAGAACAGCTCAACAACGATCAAAGCTGGATCTACCGGTTCGGGCCGCAAGCCATTGCGGAACTGAACGCTGCGCTGCAGAAGGTGCGCCACATTCCGATCACGGACATCCGCAAGGAGGACTTCCCCCTGGAAAGGGTCGCGGCTGACCTGAAGAAAGTGTCGGAACAGGTGGAGGAAGGCATCGGGATGGCCGTGCTGCGCGGCCTGCCAGTGTTCGATTACTCCAAGGACGATGCGTCGCGAATCTACTGGGGTATCGGACTGCACCTGGGACGCCCTGTCACACAGAACTCACGCGCCCATCTGCTTGGGCACGTGAAGGATGAAGGGGTGAAATACGGCCACAAGACCCGTGGCTACAACACCAGCGCCAAGTTGAACTTCCACAGCGACAACAGCGATGTCGTCGGCCTGCTGTGCCTGCGCGTCTCCAAGACAGGAGGCTTCAGCCGGCTGACCAGCACGACGTCCATCCACAACGAAATACTGAGGCGCCGTCCCGATCTGCTCAAGCCCTTGTATGACGGCTTCCATTACGACCTGAAGGGCGAACACCTGCCCGGCCGTTCGCCACTCACCGAGCACCCCATTCCTGTATTCAGCTGGTTCGACGGCAAGCTCAGTTGCCGCTACCTGCGCAACGCCTTCGAACCCGCCTTCGAGAAGCGCGGCACGCCAGCCACCCCAGAACAGGTGGAGGCGATGAACCTGTTCGATGAGCTGGCTGGCAGCCAGGACCTGTGCTTCGAGATGGCCATGGAGCCCGGCGACATGCAGCTCCTGAACAATCACGTCATCGTGCACTCGCGCACGGCCTTCGAGGACTACGAAGACGAAGACAAGAAGCGTCACCTGTTGCGCCTGTGGCTGCGCACCGACTATCGACCGCTTGCGCCGAACTTCGCGGAGCGCTTCGGCCCCGGCACCGCCCGCATGGGCGTGCCCACCCCAGAAGCCTTCGGCCTGCCGCCACGCCCGCCGCTGGAACACGGCCTGCCCGAGCCCGCGATGGGCCACTGA
- a CDS encoding LysR family transcriptional regulator, with protein MTFKQLEAIYWVAQLGGFSQAAQKLHTTQPAVSKRVRELEDAFGTPLFDRTMRSARLTEKGEEMFAIAKDLLGRRAQAIEGFVQAAAPQRQLRIGVTELTALTWLPRFVNAVHARFPATSFEPDVDDSFGLRNKLLAGNLDIAILPDLFEDSRLVKHTLGKVRNTWMCKPGLLPTQHPLNVHDIAEQRVLTQGGRSATGQIYDEWFRAAGIGTGNWIVSNNLMAIIGMTVSGLGVAHLPQFALQPLIDLGMLEVLDVAPPVPDVVFAAVHKAENHSVVMDQLVEIATRCCDFGRAFQGA; from the coding sequence ATGACGTTCAAGCAGTTGGAAGCCATCTACTGGGTAGCACAGCTGGGTGGTTTCTCGCAGGCCGCGCAGAAGCTGCACACGACGCAGCCGGCGGTGTCGAAGCGCGTGCGCGAGCTGGAGGACGCCTTCGGCACGCCCTTGTTTGACCGGACGATGAGGTCGGCGCGCTTGACCGAAAAAGGGGAGGAGATGTTCGCCATCGCCAAGGACCTGCTCGGTCGTCGTGCGCAGGCGATCGAGGGTTTCGTTCAAGCGGCGGCGCCCCAGCGCCAGTTGCGCATCGGCGTGACGGAGCTCACGGCGCTGACCTGGCTGCCTCGCTTCGTCAATGCGGTGCATGCCAGGTTTCCAGCCACCTCCTTCGAGCCTGATGTCGACGACAGCTTTGGGCTGCGCAACAAACTGCTGGCCGGCAATCTAGATATCGCTATCCTGCCGGACCTTTTCGAAGACAGCCGATTGGTGAAGCACACCTTGGGCAAGGTCAGGAATACCTGGATGTGCAAGCCGGGACTGTTGCCAACGCAGCATCCCTTGAATGTCCACGACATCGCGGAGCAGCGTGTTCTGACGCAGGGCGGCCGCTCGGCCACCGGCCAGATCTACGACGAGTGGTTCCGGGCAGCCGGCATCGGCACGGGGAACTGGATCGTCAGCAACAACCTCATGGCCATCATCGGCATGACTGTGTCTGGCCTGGGCGTGGCGCACCTGCCGCAGTTTGCGCTGCAGCCGCTCATCGACCTGGGCATGCTGGAGGTGCTGGACGTGGCGCCGCCCGTGCCGGATGTGGTCTTCGCCGCCGTGCACAAGGCGGAGAACCACAGCGTGGTGATGGACCAGTTGGTGGAGATCGCCACGCGGTGCTGCGATTTCGGCAGGGCATTCCAGGGGGCGTGA
- a CDS encoding short-chain fatty acid transporter, protein MSSTTKSGGLPARQSEQQPPGSDGDIGLLTRLGLRFTAWAEKWFPDAFVFAALAVAVVSIAAMINGSSPVAVSKAFGDGFWSLIVFTMQMALVAIGGYAVATSPPAARLIARLAAIPRTGRSAVGYVAAISMILSLFNWGVSLIFSALYARALARREDLRMDYRAAGAAAYLGLGATWALGISSSAAQLQANPGSLPKSILDITGVIPFSETIFLWQSLVMALVLIVVSIAISLWSAPKGQHAKTAQDLGVSLDDAPPAAAEPGAKPRPGEFFERSPLLTLLLCALGFGWLVQEFMTKNPMVAISGLNTYNLMFLMIGLLLHWRPRNFLASVAKAVPSTVGVIIQFPLYGAIASIMTSTPVGGVSLSDRIAHLFVSISNTETFAVVMGAYSAILGFFIPSGGGKWIIEAPYVMQAANDLQVHLGWAVQVYNAAEALPNLINPFWMLPLLGVLCLKARDIVGFTFLQLIVHTPLVLFMLWFLGRTLTYVPPVMP, encoded by the coding sequence ATGTCATCGACGACCAAGTCCGGCGGCCTACCCGCGCGCCAATCCGAGCAGCAACCTCCTGGCAGCGATGGCGACATCGGCCTGCTGACCCGCCTGGGCCTGCGCTTTACCGCCTGGGCGGAAAAGTGGTTCCCGGACGCTTTCGTGTTTGCCGCGCTGGCCGTGGCGGTGGTGTCGATTGCGGCCATGATCAACGGCTCCAGCCCGGTCGCCGTGTCCAAGGCTTTCGGTGACGGCTTCTGGAGCCTGATCGTCTTCACGATGCAGATGGCGCTGGTGGCCATCGGCGGCTATGCGGTCGCGACCTCGCCGCCCGCCGCCCGCCTGATCGCGCGCCTGGCTGCCATTCCCCGCACGGGCCGCTCGGCCGTGGGCTACGTGGCGGCGATCAGCATGATCCTGTCGCTGTTCAACTGGGGCGTGTCGCTGATCTTCAGCGCGCTGTATGCCCGCGCGCTGGCCCGCCGTGAAGACCTGCGCATGGATTACCGCGCGGCTGGCGCGGCGGCCTACCTGGGCCTGGGCGCCACCTGGGCGCTGGGCATCAGCTCGTCGGCCGCGCAGCTGCAGGCCAACCCCGGCAGCCTGCCCAAGAGCATCCTGGACATCACGGGCGTCATCCCGTTCAGCGAGACCATTTTCCTGTGGCAGTCGCTGGTGATGGCGCTGGTGCTGATCGTCGTGTCGATTGCCATCTCGCTGTGGTCGGCGCCCAAGGGCCAGCATGCCAAGACCGCGCAGGACCTGGGCGTGTCGCTGGACGATGCGCCGCCCGCCGCCGCGGAGCCCGGCGCCAAGCCGCGCCCCGGCGAGTTCTTCGAGCGCAGCCCGCTGCTGACGCTGCTGCTGTGCGCGCTGGGCTTCGGCTGGCTGGTGCAGGAGTTCATGACCAAGAACCCGATGGTGGCGATCTCGGGCCTGAACACCTACAACCTGATGTTCCTGATGATCGGGCTGCTGCTGCACTGGCGGCCCCGCAACTTCCTGGCCTCGGTGGCCAAGGCCGTGCCCTCGACGGTCGGCGTGATCATCCAGTTCCCGCTGTATGGCGCCATCGCGTCCATCATGACGTCCACGCCGGTGGGCGGCGTGTCGCTGTCGGACCGCATCGCGCATCTGTTCGTGAGCATCTCCAACACCGAGACCTTCGCGGTGGTGATGGGTGCCTATTCCGCCATCCTGGGCTTCTTCATTCCCTCCGGCGGCGGCAAGTGGATCATCGAGGCGCCCTATGTGATGCAGGCGGCGAATGACCTGCAGGTGCACCTGGGCTGGGCGGTGCAGGTGTACAACGCCGCGGAAGCGCTGCCCAACCTGATCAACCCGTTCTGGATGCTGCCGCTCTTGGGCGTACTGTGCCTGAAGGCGCGCGACATCGTGGGCTTCACCTTCCTGCAGTTGATCGTGCACACGCCGCTGGTCCTGTTCATGCTGTGGTTCCTGGGCCGGACCCTGACCTACGTGCCGCCGGTCATGCCCTGA
- a CDS encoding Bug family tripartite tricarboxylate transporter substrate binding protein: protein MRRILMLCLMFCSYAVPPAQAEEFPTRPLRLIVPYTAGGALDNIARIFAEALGKNLGQSVVVENRPGGNNLIATRALQSSSPDGYTLMLTTNGTMSIAPVLYANTPYDPLKDFSHVGLVSSYPYVLVSKAGAFPDFATVLQRAAAKPESVSMAYTGHVKSLSVDWLSVLTQSKILKVPYKGDNDVISDLAGGRVDIAMIGPSVAMPLVTEKKLDALAVTSKARLPALPDVPAVNESVAGFQVDVWTGLVSHQKAPEASLEVLRSALTKTLQDPAFQERLSQTGDTVLMGNGPAFQQRIADDLALWGKVMKDGGIQPITQ from the coding sequence ATGCGCAGGATCTTGATGCTTTGCCTGATGTTCTGTTCCTATGCGGTCCCCCCGGCCCAGGCAGAGGAATTTCCCACCCGCCCCTTGCGGCTGATCGTTCCCTACACCGCCGGCGGCGCCCTGGACAACATCGCCCGGATATTCGCAGAGGCCCTGGGCAAGAATCTTGGCCAGTCGGTCGTCGTTGAAAACCGCCCCGGCGGCAACAACCTGATTGCCACCCGCGCGCTGCAAAGCAGCAGCCCTGACGGCTATACCTTGATGCTGACCACGAACGGCACGATGTCCATCGCACCGGTGCTCTACGCGAACACGCCCTATGACCCGCTGAAGGACTTCTCCCACGTCGGCCTGGTCTCCAGCTATCCGTACGTGCTGGTCAGCAAGGCAGGCGCCTTTCCCGACTTCGCTACCGTATTGCAGCGGGCCGCCGCAAAACCGGAGAGCGTATCGATGGCGTACACGGGCCATGTGAAATCACTGTCGGTCGACTGGCTGAGCGTCCTGACCCAGTCCAAGATCCTGAAGGTGCCGTACAAGGGAGACAACGACGTGATCAGCGACCTGGCGGGCGGCCGGGTCGACATCGCGATGATCGGCCCCTCGGTGGCCATGCCCCTGGTCACCGAAAAAAAACTGGACGCCCTTGCCGTCACGTCGAAGGCACGCTTGCCCGCGCTGCCCGACGTTCCTGCGGTGAACGAATCCGTTGCAGGATTCCAGGTGGATGTGTGGACGGGGCTGGTGAGCCACCAGAAGGCCCCCGAAGCGAGTCTGGAAGTGCTGCGCAGCGCGTTGACGAAGACGCTTCAGGATCCTGCATTCCAGGAACGTCTGAGCCAGACGGGAGATACGGTGCTGATGGGTAACGGGCCGGCATTCCAGCAACGGATTGCCGATGATCTGGCGCTTTGGGGGAAGGTGATGAAGGACGGGGGGATTCAGCCGATCACGCAGTGA
- a CDS encoding hydroxyacid dehydrogenase encodes MHQDSIVITEEKIHPDAVALLKDYRLCYTGARFSQEELVALVEREQPVAILSRYGQINEQVQSASRKLKVIGRHGVGMDAIDQAAARRLGVQAIAATGSNSQSVAELALGLILACARRICWLDARMHEGHWDKQGYVGFELSGATLGVVGCGAIGRRVARFGQAIGMRVLVNDPYLDGHQLPEGVTQVELEALLTASDVVSLHCPLDDSTRNLLDARRLGLLRKGAIVVNTARAGMIDEAAIREKLHAGELHLGLDCFVHEPINAESPWVDTPNAVLTPHIGGTTNGGLRGMAVGAAQNILSVLRG; translated from the coding sequence ATGCATCAAGACTCCATCGTCATCACGGAAGAGAAGATCCACCCCGATGCCGTCGCCCTGCTCAAGGACTATCGTCTTTGCTACACCGGCGCGCGGTTTTCCCAGGAAGAACTGGTCGCGCTCGTCGAGCGTGAACAGCCCGTCGCCATCCTGTCCCGCTATGGGCAGATCAATGAACAAGTGCAATCAGCCTCGCGCAAGCTGAAAGTCATCGGCCGGCACGGCGTCGGCATGGATGCCATCGATCAAGCTGCCGCCAGGCGACTGGGCGTGCAAGCCATTGCCGCCACCGGCTCGAACAGCCAGTCCGTGGCAGAGCTCGCGCTCGGACTCATCCTGGCCTGCGCCCGGCGCATCTGCTGGCTGGACGCCCGCATGCACGAAGGACACTGGGACAAGCAAGGCTACGTCGGCTTCGAACTGTCCGGCGCGACGCTGGGCGTGGTGGGCTGCGGCGCGATAGGCAGACGCGTGGCCCGCTTCGGCCAGGCCATCGGGATGCGTGTGCTCGTCAACGACCCTTACCTCGACGGCCATCAGCTCCCCGAAGGCGTCACGCAGGTCGAACTGGAAGCCTTGCTGACCGCCAGCGACGTCGTCTCCCTGCACTGCCCGCTGGATGACTCCACCCGGAACCTGCTGGATGCGCGTCGGCTGGGCTTGCTACGCAAGGGTGCCATCGTGGTGAACACCGCGCGCGCCGGCATGATCGACGAGGCCGCCATCCGCGAGAAACTGCATGCCGGTGAACTCCATCTGGGACTCGACTGTTTCGTGCATGAGCCGATCAACGCCGAGTCACCCTGGGTGGACACCCCCAACGCCGTCCTGACGCCCCACATCGGCGGAACGACCAATGGCGGCTTGCGGGGCATGGCCGTAGGCGCCGCCCAGAACATCCTTTCCGTCCTGCGCGGCTGA
- a CDS encoding LysR family transcriptional regulator has product MSITLKQLQHFVAAAATGQVSRAAQRCFVSQPTLTTSLRSLETALNAPLFTRHANGLRLTVQGDGFLRHAEHILRTLDVALEEVHESVSAVTGKVRLGITDTVSEYMLPRIIDVARRQLPKVEIEPVELDRVQIEHGLAKGEFDFAIVLVSNLSDTPEITRETLLRSERRLWTSVHHPFAGGGAVSLADVAEKPFVLLDMDEHVETVSRYWAATGLTPKVVFRTKSIEAIRSLVAQDVGVTILSDLVFRPWSHDGGRISRTAVSDPVPSMDIGLAYLRGAPLSPAAVACSSTLRLLGKTLARESHIH; this is encoded by the coding sequence ATGTCGATCACCCTCAAGCAGCTCCAGCACTTCGTCGCGGCCGCCGCCACCGGCCAGGTCTCGCGCGCGGCCCAGCGCTGTTTCGTCAGCCAGCCCACCTTGACCACCTCCCTGCGCAGCCTGGAAACCGCCCTGAATGCGCCGCTGTTCACGCGCCACGCCAACGGCTTGCGGCTGACGGTGCAGGGCGACGGCTTCCTGCGGCATGCCGAGCACATCCTGCGCACGCTCGACGTCGCGCTTGAAGAAGTGCATGAATCGGTCTCGGCGGTCACCGGCAAGGTCAGGCTAGGCATCACCGACACCGTGTCCGAATACATGCTGCCGCGCATCATCGATGTGGCGCGCCGGCAGCTCCCGAAGGTCGAGATCGAGCCCGTCGAGCTCGATCGCGTGCAGATCGAGCACGGCCTGGCGAAGGGAGAATTCGATTTCGCCATCGTGCTGGTGTCCAACCTGTCCGACACGCCCGAGATCACCCGCGAAACCCTGCTGCGCTCGGAGCGGCGGCTTTGGACCTCGGTGCACCATCCCTTTGCGGGAGGCGGGGCGGTCTCGCTGGCCGATGTCGCCGAGAAGCCGTTCGTGCTGCTGGACATGGACGAGCATGTCGAGACGGTCAGCCGCTATTGGGCCGCGACGGGCCTGACGCCCAAGGTGGTGTTTCGCACCAAATCCATCGAAGCGATCCGCAGCCTGGTGGCCCAGGACGTGGGCGTCACCATCCTGTCGGACCTGGTCTTCCGGCCCTGGTCGCACGACGGCGGACGCATCAGCCGGACCGCGGTCTCGGATCCGGTGCCGTCCATGGACATCGGCTTGGCGTATCTGCGCGGGGCGCCCTTGTCGCCGGCCGCGGTGGCCTGCTCCAGCACCTTGCGCCTGCTGGGCAAGACCCTGGCGCGGGAATCGCATATCCACTGA
- a CDS encoding co-chaperone GroES, which translates to MALRPLHDRVIIKRLDNERKTASGIVIPESAAEKPDQGEVLAVGPGKKTEDGKVLPVDLKVGDKVLFGKYAGQSVKVDGEELLVIREEEILAVIQ; encoded by the coding sequence ATGGCCCTGCGTCCCCTGCATGATCGCGTGATCATCAAGCGTCTGGACAACGAGCGCAAAACTGCCTCGGGCATCGTCATCCCTGAAAGCGCGGCTGAGAAGCCCGATCAAGGTGAAGTCCTGGCCGTCGGCCCGGGCAAGAAGACGGAAGACGGCAAAGTCCTGCCGGTCGACCTGAAGGTCGGCGACAAGGTGCTGTTCGGCAAGTACGCCGGCCAGTCCGTCAAGGTCGATGGCGAGGAACTGCTCGTCATCCGCGAGGAAGAAATTCTCGCCGTGATCCAGTAA